The Halorubrum sp. BV1 genome contains the following window.
TCGGACTGCGTCGTTTTGCGGCCCGTACGCCGTTCGCGAGAGTCGCCTCCGACCTCGCGAGTCGGTTCTCCGCAGCCGTCACGTCCATCGGTCGAGCCCGGTCTGGACCTGCGACTCGGCGATCCGCTCGAACCCCCGTTCCACCTCGTCGGCCGCGATCCCCCACTCGTCGACGACGTACGCCCGGGCCGCCTCGACGTCGGGGTTCACCGACGTGTCGACATCGACGTCGACGGCCGGCGGGTCCATGAACAGGTTGCGGATCGCCTCGGCGTTCGGAATCTCGGCGTCGCGGTCCGCGAGAACGCCCCACAGGTCGCCGTGCTCTTTCACCGCCGTCACCGCCGTCTTCGGGCCGATCCCGTGAACCCCCTCGTTGAAGTCGGTCCCGCACAGCATGGCGGCGTCAATCAGCCCCTGCCGGTCGAGTTCGAGTTCGTCGAGGGTCGCCGCGAGATCCATCAGCTCCGGATCGCCCTTGCTCGTCAGCTGTCGGAGCGTCGTGGGCGCGCCAAAGAGCAGGGTGTCGTAGTCCTCGCTGCCGGCGTGGTCGACTGCGCCCGTCGCGGCCATGCGCGCGCACTGCGCCTCTCCCTCAGCGGGGGCTTCGACAACCGGGACGTCGAGCAGCCGGAGCAGCTCGCGGCTCGTCTGGTGGATCGCGTCCGTGAGCCGTTGAGTACGCGCCTCGAGGCGGGCGGCCTCGACGGCGTCGCCGCGCTCCGCCGCGGCCGCTCTGCGTTCCTCGGCCGCCTCGCGTTTCGCCCGGCGGTCAGCCACCTCGTCCGCCTTGAGTTCCGTCACGTCGCCGTCGAACACCATCACGGGGATCAGGTCGTGTTCGAAGAACTTCGGCAGCCCCTGCA
Protein-coding sequences here:
- the fen gene encoding flap endonuclease-1 — its product is MGNADLRDLAAVHDVSFADIDGSVVAVDAHNWLYRYLTTTVKWTADEAYTTADGTEVANLIGIVQGLPKFFEHDLIPVMVFDGDVTELKADEVADRRAKREAAEERRAAAAERGDAVEAARLEARTQRLTDAIHQTSRELLRLLDVPVVEAPAEGEAQCARMAATGAVDHAGSEDYDTLLFGAPTTLRQLTSKGDPELMDLAATLDELELDRQGLIDAAMLCGTDFNEGVHGIGPKTAVTAVKEHGDLWGVLADRDAEIPNAEAIRNLFMDPPAVDVDVDTSVNPDVEAARAYVVDEWGIAADEVERGFERIAESQVQTGLDRWT